DNA sequence from the Cucumis melo cultivar AY chromosome 6, USDA_Cmelo_AY_1.0, whole genome shotgun sequence genome:
GTTTCAGTTTTGGTTGTTTGTTTATAAAGTTGGAAGTCCAAACCAAACACTACTGCTGGGATTTTTGCGAAGTATTTTAATTCCAATTCCAGTTTTCGATATGACGTGTAGTTGGATGCTTTCATGTGTTTCTTTTTCCCATCGAGATCTTGTTTAATTTCGTTTTTTAGTCATTCCCAACAAAGGTTTGGATTCAAACATTTTGAAATATCTATTGTTCGACGACTGAACTACGATTGTTCAATGCTTTTCAGTTATTAAGGTGACACCTCTTTTTTGTTTGGAGACAAGAGATGCATAAAAGATGTCTAAAAGGCTTGTGTAGTTCAATCCAAATGAACCCTTCCATCGAAGGATAATAATGAATTATTGAaggcaaaacttttttttttttgaaagaagattAAAAGGAAATTCCGATGGAAAACATGCAAGTTTTTTTTAAGATATTGTAATAAACGTAGGAGTGGAGAGATATGAACCAATCTAGGACCTCTTGTCCACAAGTACAGGTACATGTGCCAGATGAACTAAGTTCATGTTGGCAAAACGACTTTTACCATAAACTTCATGACACATTGGAACGGGCAAATGTCATACATTTTGAATTGAATCGATTATACATTTTCTAAGTTAGAAAAGTATAAGTTTTAAGCCattcaaatagaaaaaaaaaaaaaagtaattcaAAGAGATACTTCCAAGAATTTTatcattaaaaatataaaacgataattaaaaaaaaaagtagaaaagtTCTAGAAAACGTAATCTTTAAATGTCTTTTAAGAGCCAACGTTACTAAAAATGATAATTATAATgagtaaaaataataattctaATAGGTAACAATTTTAGAGATAATAATAGAACTGTATAAcaacatattaaaaaaattacaaattacaaatataacaaagtctacCATTATTGTTGATAGACTCTTGTGGTCTTATCATAATAAACCAATTTTTACAATATAATCCATCATTGACAAACtcaaacaaattttaatatatttgtaattttttaaaacattgttATATATACTAATACTTTGAATCTAATAGTAATATTTACAACCATTACCTATTAAAAATGTACTATTCATAACCCGAGATATTGGTAAGAACTAAGAAGAAACTtggtaaagaaaaaagaagtgcTAATAACTACTAAACCACATTATATTTAACCTAACTACCTTTGCTAAGAAGGTAACAAACAACCATTTGACACACTAAACAATCTTTTGGCGAACAAGTCATATGTTACCATCACAAAAGACGATGGTCTGATTTCCTactaaattataaaagaaaatgaaaaagaaaaagcttTGAAAcagtaaagaaaaagaaaagaaaaaaggaactGCCAAAAAAAGTAAAGTCATGCCTTCTTCTTTTTGGATTTGAGCATCACAGTTCCTACAAATATGCCTAATAAGCATAGAAGTACCACACCAGCAAATACAGGTATCAATATAGCGTATTCCTGTGGTAAGAAATAGTTGTGGACGAAGTGATCACTATCTACAAATGGCTGCcattaaagaaaacaaaataaatttggTTAATGTTATATCACCAATCAACCGAAAATCTTAGAGTGACTAATGAGTT
Encoded proteins:
- the LOC103490758 gene encoding dolichol-phosphate mannose synthase subunit 2 encodes the protein MELADKTVGFLLSLTSLSIFTYYTFWVVILPFVDSDHFVHNYFLPQEYAILIPVFAGVVLLCLLGIFVGTVMLKSKKKKA